The region GAATAACCAGAGAATGAAGGAAAAATAACTAAGTATGCAAAttatggacttagtgaaaatttgagtgaaaaaggagaaaaaaatagTGAAGCTTTGGAAATAATCACATCCACCATCGCGCACGCGATATGACATTAAAAGTTGCATCGTACACATGATATAGGGTATCGTGCACATGATGGTCACTTTTTTGGGCCTTTTTATGACGCGTTCTGGTCCATTTTAACGCCTTTAAAAGAGGTTTTTCAGCACTTTCATAAGGGTTGCAATTTTGGAAGATTCGAGCATGAATTAGAGAGCACAAGTGGTGATTTTTGGAGCATTTGAAGTCATTGGAGGCCATCTCTTCAAGGGGATTCTTATGTTATCATTTTTTTTTATCAATTGTGATATTTTTAATTACACTATGAGTAAATAAATTCTTCTAGGTTAtgttgtgttatgatgaactcgtttctcaattgttggattctatgttgatttgaccattatatgaacctattgatctataatcttattcaattgcttcttgtttgtaatgtttttttatgtgagatactcttttaatctgatttggggcacatagggaatactgaccattagtccatgtgttggacctagggcaattgttgtacttatgctggttgaatagggataggagaccccgagtagtgtCATAGAGATTTAACATTCTATACATCGCCTTACCCTGCTTACGTTGGTGGACTAGGAATAGAAAGCTCCTGGTAGTGCTTAGTGAGTTATTTTGTGAGGGTTGGATATAACAATTTTATTAATTTGTCATGAGATTATAGTGATTAGATAATTCATACAGGGTATCAAACATCAATACGATAGGAATAAGGGATTCTATAACACAATTTGTCTGTTTCGTGACATTGTTTAcgcatttatttatttttctcaCTGAAACTTGAAAATCCCCCTTTTTTACTAGTTTTTCCAAATTGCACAAGCTTCGTCTTGCTTGGAGGCAATCCCTATAAattcgatctttttattacttcgatATTATCGGTACACTTTCTGAGAAGTCATCACTAAACACTCGTTTATTCGAGGAGCAGAAAGATGTGAAACCCCCATTCCCTTTTCATCCAAGTTTGATTAAAGTGTTTTATTCGGAAGACGAATATTCAAGAAATGAAGCATACACCAACCACCCATTATTTAAGGAGTAGAAGGATGAGAATTCCCGATTCCCTTTTCAATCGATTTTATTGGGAAAAAGATTTTCAAATTGCTTTTGATTAAGTGCGGAAATTGACTTGATATTGATCAAGTGTTTGATTagttttaaaaatatttttttgatttttagAAAGATTGGTTTTAATACccattttatttaattaattaactGACTAGTCTACTTGATCTAAactaattaaataaaattaattaaaataaaaaataaaaataaaaaatggtGTGTGGAATATACAAAGGGTGATGATAAAGTAAAAGCCTAAGTGAGATTGAGGCtcattaaaaataaaaacataacaaaaaaaaatcaaaatcaaaataaaacaaaagaaaagGTGCATAAAGACAAAGGAGGGGGTGCAACACAAGTAATGGGCAAGGCCCAACGCTGTATAGCCCAATGGCGTTTGGTCAACAAGAAAGAGTGTTGACTTCGCCGGGAGAACATGATGCACTTACAATTGAGAGTCAATGAGTGATCCAGTGGCTCAGGGGGAGGATGCAGGTAAACTGATCCAAAGGCGAGGGAATTGGCCATGTGTCCCCTAGGGGACCCAATTTGGGCTAAACAAAAGAGAGGAGTTCCACCCACTCTCTCATTTCCCTAATCTATTTCTCTCTCTTCACTTTCTAAATGCTCTTTCTTATCTCTTTAGACAAAAAATCAAACACTTGCATTTGTTCACTTTTACGGGTAAAAAACCAAACACGAAATTTTGCTCACAATATTGATTTTTTGTGTGGCTACGGATTTGAAGCTTTCTCAGGGTGAATGTTGATTTTCTCAATGTATGTGTAGCTGCTATGTTAGGTAGTATATGGTTGTTGAGTGAATTTGATTTGGATTGATTAAGGAGTGAATTAGGGTTGAGGTGAGTAGAAGTGTGTGAAGAATTTCTCAAGTGTGTGAATGAGAGGAATTCGTGTGAGTTTGATGAAGATAATTTATGAATTAGTTAGTGAAATATGTGAGGTAGTGTAGTGTGATTTGTTGTATCCATGTGAGTGATTTTTTTTATAGCCCTGATTTTTTGGGATTGAGGGGAAACCGTGTGAAGGTTTTGTGTAAGCATGTGTAATGAAAATTCTCATTTGTGTAAATAACTCAAAGTTGTAATGAAAATTCAAGTGTAATAAAAATTCAAATTCAGTTAAATTCAATCGTGCATTTCATTCCATTTTGTTAATTTCAAAAATGATAGAGATGTAAATCGTGTTAATTCCATTTTGCTTCATTGATGACGAGGATGTGGAACACAAGTCTTATTTTGTCAGTAAGATGGTTTGGAAGAGGTGTGTGATTTGCGTGGAGTGGTGTTCAAAAATAAATCGGGTTCATTAGTCCTTATTTTAAAGCTTTTGAACTTGAAGACTGCTAAGAGATTTATAGTCAATGTTCATTGGCTTTTGGCTTACCTATTTGCTAGGCACTTTGGTCTTGTAGAAATTGTATTCTATTTCAAAGGGGTGGGAGATTGTTGTGTAATGTTGATATCATTGAGATGATTAAATGTTTATCTTGAGAgtgatttttttcttttaaaaaaattagTAAACACGTTGCTTGGGCGGTTTGGTTTATTCATTTGGGGAGGTACTTTGTCTAGGGTGGCTTGGCGAGTTTTTTCACTTTAGTTTGTCTGTGTGTGTCTGTATTTCTGAGTTGAATATCCTTGTGCTCTTTTTAATCTAGTCTTTCTTGCTTATAAAAAAAGCATGCTTTATATATTAAAAATCCTAATTGACACATTTTACTACTATTACGACTGAATTAAACTTAAGAGTTATTCGgttaatttttaatttatttacCTATTATATTTTGTTTTTCTCCTCTAAAAAAACTAGATTAGATTGACACTCGTGACTCTAACTTTAAATATAAGACATGTTTTTAAAATATTGGCTTAAAAAAAATCAAGTTATAGTGGCACAATAATGTTCTAAAGAATACAAAATAattgttgagaatgtatcaagtgtgagtagtatGGTTAATAGTTCCACATTGGTTGTAAATATCGAGACTTGAGCATTTACAAGTGAGAGAATCCACCCACCTATTACCTTCATATTTTAGGTGAATATCTGGTGTGTCTCTCACATAGGTGTTGCTCTAAAAAAAAGAAGTCCCGTAAtattcaatgctccctagtgatAAACTCCCCCAACAAATTTTATCATGAGCCTTTGGTTCGAGAAAGGGATTGGCTTACTTGTATTGAAAGTCAACAACAccagtgtggtgaataagaaacgttccgttgaagagtgtcaacggcgccaatgtggtgaataagaaacatTTTGTGCGGTATAAGAGTTTATGGAAGTAAGAAGAGCTTTCACTTTAGGGGGAGCATTATGGACTCACACTTGAtggggagtgttgagaatgtatcaagtgtaaATAGTATGGGTAATAATCCTATattggttggaaatatggagactcgagcatttataagtgagagaacccacccACCTATTACCTTATGATTTTAGGTGAATATCTGGTGTGTCcctcacaaaggtgttgctctaaaaaAATAAGTCCCATAACattcaatgctccctagtgatAAACTTtcccaacaaatggtatcatgagCTTTTGGTTCGAGAAAGGGACCGACTTGCTTGTATTGAAAGTCAACGGTGCTAGTGTAGCGAGTAAGAAATGTTCCATTGAAGAGTGTCAATGGCgccagtgtggtgaataagaaacgtttcgtgaggtacaagagtttgtggaagtaagaagagaTTTCACTTGAGGGGTAGAATtatggactcacacttgagggggagtgttgagaatgtattaagtgtgagtagtgtgggtaatagtcccacattggttggaAATGTGGAGACTTGGGCATTTATAAGTGATAGAATCCACCCACGTATTACCTTAAGATTTTagtgaatatgtggtgtgtctctcacaaaggtgttgctccaaaaagaagaagtctcacaatgttcaatgctcccaagtgaaaaactcccccaacatAAATATCATATCAAATATATCATCTTTTTAAAAAATTTCTAAAATTTCAAATTACTTAACATGATTGAGACTTATCAAGATTAACTCTTATACATTTTTAATTTTTATGAAATGTCATTAATCTTAATGAGTTTGATGAAAATGATTTATACACTATGAACTTTATGTTCGTGCACAatatgaagaagatgaagatagaagaagagagagaagagagaataacaAACTTTCACTACTATGCTAAAATGGTTACAAATAAATGGTTGCACAGACACTATTGTACACAGACTGCGCTTGAAGCTATTGACAACTACATTagtttatatacacaaacaataatGTCAAGAAGGTGAAATACTAAAATACTGAATTACTGTTCAACTTCATCCTTTTATTCAGGATTTTTTTATCAATCATCACTAGGTTCTTGGCTTCTAAAATACTAAAATACTAAAAAATGATACTTAGTCTAGACATGCTTGCTTCTCTCATGCATCACTAGGTTCTTGGCAAGATTGATTACAAACATGTTATCAATCATCAGCTTTAGAGGCTTGTCTACCTTGATCTTTAGATCCTGCAGTAAATTCAGAAGTCAAACAGCTTGACATGCAACCATAGCACCTGCAATACATTCAACTTCATAGGTTGGCAAAGCAACAattggttgcttcttggaacaccaagaaataggacCTCCCAGATACTTAAACAAAATATCCATAAGTACTTATTCTATCAACTCTATCAACATACCAATTAGAGTCTGAGTAGCACATCAACTCTGAATTAGCCTTTTCACCAGAAGAGAACAAAACTCCATACTCCAGAGTCCCCTtaatatacctcagaatcctgacagcgGATTGGTAATGAGACCATTTCGGTTTACTTatgaacctactaaccattccaactgcataacAAATGTCAGGTCTGGTATTATACAAATACCTAAGAGATCCAACCAATTTCTTAAAAGTTGTGGCATCTACGTCACCATCTTCAGAATCCGAATCCAATTTGTGATTTGTTTCTGACGGTGTGGCAGCAGTCTTACAATTTAGCAGCTCGaatctcttcagaagctcaagttcatatttcAGTTGATGCAAAATGATACCCTTC is a window of Lathyrus oleraceus cultivar Zhongwan6 chromosome 6, CAAS_Psat_ZW6_1.0, whole genome shotgun sequence DNA encoding:
- the LOC127093943 gene encoding uncharacterized mitochondrial protein AtMg00810-like, which codes for MAKFKKVLMNEFEITDIGNMTYFLRMEFMYYEKGIILHQLKYELELLKRFELLNCKTAATPSETNHKLDSDSEDGDVDATTFKKLVGSLRYLYNTRPDICYAVGMVSRFISKPKWSHYQSAVRILRYIKGTLEYGVLFSSGEKANSELMCYSDSNWCYGCMSSCLTSEFTAGSKDQGRQASKADD